The Pseudodesulfovibrio sediminis genome includes the window GTCTCAGGAGTGGTTCTGGCACCCCCTGAACAATCCGGAGACCCTGCAAATAGACGCGTTCAAGGCGGACAACGTCCAGGGATTCGGGCTTATTCAGCGCGATCACGACTTTGAGCATTATCAGGATTTTGAAGCCAACTACGAACGCCGCCCCAGCCTGTGGGTCGAACCACGCGGCAATTGGGGCCGAGGTCACGTGGAGTTGATCAGCATTCCGACAAATCAGGATATCCACGACAATATCGTGGCCTTCTGGACTCCGGATGAACCGCTGCCAGAAGGGGTTCCGCAGACGTACGAATACCAGCTGCGCTGGTACAGCGGCCGCTTCACCCATCCGCCTCTGGGATATGTCGAATCCACCTGGGTCGGCGATTCTGAAGACGGTGGGAAGCAGTTTGCCATTGATTTCAACAGCAAGGCACTGGGGATGCTGAAAGAGAGCTCCCCTGTGTTGGGCATTGTCACCTGCGGCAAAGGAGCGGTAATAACCGACCAGAATGCACAAAAAAATATGCACACCGGCGGTTGGAGACTCACCTTTGTCATCCACCCCGACGAAAAACCGTCGGCTCTGGACAAGGTCCTCCTCAACCGCAAGCCTCCCGTCGATATTCGTGCTTTCCTGAAACTGAACGAGACAACACTGACGGAAACCTGGAACTATGCCTACCAGCCCTGAGACCCATACGGTCACAGACAGCGCACAGCGTGACAACACCGCCCGCTGTCTGCTTGCATACCTGGAACAGTTGCCCATGGAGATGGAGACGCGCCTGGAGTTGACGCTGGATGTGTTGCGGGAACTCCCCAGGGAAGCCACGCCCGAACAGGCGCTGGAAGCCCTGCTTTCCCGACTGCCGACACATGACCCAGAGGATTATCCGCCGAGTTCTCCGCCCATCACGCGAGAGCACATGCCCGCCCAGTATCTCGGTCGGCGACGCTCCGGCATCCCCGGCTTCGCCTCCCAGTGGGGCTGGCTGCTCATTGTCGGGCTGTTGCTGGCCCTGACCCTGTTGTTGCATATTTCCCAGTGAGCTTAGCGATGGATAACATGTCTACACCTTCCTGGCGAAGTGCCACCATCAGACGCCGTCTGGTACTGACCCTGCTCATCCTGATCCCGTCAGCACTGGCGAGCTCCTATGTCGGCTCCGTCCTTCCCAACAAAGGCTCCACGCCTCTGGAACTGGCGATCATCATCGTATACTCTGTCCTGTTCGCCTGGATATCGGTCGGATTCTGGACCGCCATTCTCGGGTGCTTCACGCTGCTGCGCCGCTACGACCGTTTTTCGGTCAGCCACGCGCTGTCCGAACCGCTGGAGCAGGACACAGCCGCCCGCACAGCCGTACTCTTTCCCATCTGCAACGAAGACACCCCGCGCGTCATGGCCGGGATCAAGACCACATACCTCTCCCTGCAACAGACACCGGGCGCGTCCCAGTTCGATATCCACATCCTGAGCGACTCAAGCGGTGCGGACAAATGGATGGAAGAAGAGGCAGCCTGGGCCGATCTGGTGGAAGAGCTCGGAGCACAAAACCGCATATTCTACCGCAACCGCAAGGTGAACCTTAAACGCAAGAGCGGCAACGTGGCCGACTTCTGTCGCCGACACGGCAAGGCATACACGTACATGGCCGTGTTCGACGCGGACAGCGTCATGAGCGGCGAAACGCTGAACGCCATGCTCCACATCATGGAGCGGCGCCCGAAGATAGGCATCCTGCAAACCGCACCAGCCTGTTTCGGCCACGACACACTGCTCGCCCGTCTGCAACAGTTCGCCAACCGTGTGTACGGCCCCATGTTCGCCGCAGGCCTGCATTTCTGGCAGTTGGGCGACGCCCAATACTGGGGCCACAACGCCTTTATCCGCATTGAACCGTTCATGCGCCATTGCGGATTGCCCAGACTCTCCGGCAAACCGCCCCTTGGTGGCGACATCCTCAGCCATGACTTTGTGGAAGCCGCCCTCATGCGCCGTGCCGGATGGGGCGTATGGCTGGCCTTTGACCTGCCCGGCAGTTGGGAGGAGTGTCCGCCTAACCTGCTGTCCGAACTCAAGCGGGACCGCCGCTGGTGTCAGGGGAACCTGCAACACCTGCGCCTGCTGTTCACTGAAGGCCTGTTTCCGGCCCACCGGGTCCTGTTCCTCAACGGCGCCATGAGCTATGCCTCGGCCCTGCTGTGGTTCACGTTTCTGATGCTTTCTTCCGGCGAAGCCGTGCTTCAGGCCATTGTCGGACCGAGTTATTTCGCGGCCACCCGCTCCCTGTTCCCGGCATGGCCCGTATGGCAGCCGCTGTGGGCGCTGGTCCTGCTGGCCACGACAGGTGTCCTGCTCTTCTTCCCCAAGCTCTTGAGCTATATGCTGATTGTCATCAAGACCCGGCGATCGCGCCTGTTCGGCGGGCCGTTCAGGCTCCTGCTGAGCATCTTCATCGAGGTTGTTTTCTCGGCCCTGCTGGCCCCCATCCGCATGCTTTTTCACAGCAAGTTCGTGTGCATCACCCTTCTGGGACGGCAGATAGGCTGGGGATCGCAACAGCGGGACGACCGCCCCACGACCTGGGGAGAGGCCATCCGGTTTCATGGTGGAGGCGCGTTGTTCGGGCTGCTTTGGGGCGGCGTTGTCTGGCTCTATTCACCCGATTTTTTCTGGTGGATAGCGCCCATTGTGGTGCCCATCATTTTTTCCATGCCGCTCTCCGTCATCACCAGCCATCATGGGCTGGGCCTCTGGTTGCGCAAAAAGAAACTGTTGCTCATCCCGGAAGAAGCCGCTCCGGAAAAAGAGATCAGGGATGTCACCCGATTCACCCGGGAAATGGAAGACACGCCCGTCCCCCTTGCCCTGCCGCGTGAGGCAGGATTCCTGCGCACCCTGCTCGACCCCAGAGTGAATGGTCTTCGACGCGCGCTGCTTGCCCGACGCGGCCAACACACCGGGAAAGTATCCAATGCCACCCTTGAACAGATTGAAGAGAAAATTCTGCAGACCGGACCGGCATCACTGTCTGTCAACGAAAAGCTGACCCTGCTTCGCGATGCGGGCCGACTCCGCAGGCTCCACACCATGGCGTGGACCAAGAATAACGGCTCGCTACGCGAACGGTGGATGAAGTGAGTATTTCCCCCAAATCGCTCCGAAACTCCCGCCTCAAATCAGGTCGGAACTTCGGACGGATTGACCGAAAACCACCACCCTGCACAGCCCAATCAACCAGACCGCCCCACCACTTTGGGAAGATCGCTCCCGACGCCCATGCAATTCTCTGCTTGAACCCGAGAGAATTGCCATGTAGGGACCGGCGTATGCACTGGTCACACCAAATGCCAAACGGCTTTATCTGGATTTTTCCCACTCGATTTCCGTGATCGTGACAGGACATCTGACACAAATGCCTTTTTCACACAGCGACATTGTCGTCTGTATACTTCATTTCTTTATTGATTGAGTCATAAACGTATTAAGGAGTTTTGACATGGCTATCCAAAGCCTGAATCCGGCTACAGGAGAAGTGCTCGCCACATTTGACGAATATACCCCTGAACAAACCAATGACATCCTGACATCCACTGCCACTGCATGGAAGACATGGCGCACGACAACGTTTGCCGAGCGTGCAGCCTGTTTGCAACGAGCAGCCACGCTGCTGCGTGAACAGAAAACCCGCCTTGCTGAAACAATCGCCCTTGAAATGGGAAAACCCATTCGTCAGGGCAGCGCAGAAGTGGAAAAGTGTGCCGCTGTCTGTGAATACTATGCGCAGGAAGGCGAAGCCATGCTTGCCCCGCAGCCGGTCGACGGGCCGGGCCGCAAGGCGTACATCACCTTCGAGCCACTGGGCACGGTCCTCACGGTCATGCCCTGGAACTACCCGCTCTGGCAGGTCTTCCGCATTGCCGCCCCCTCCCTCATGGCAGGCAACGGCGTGGTGCTCAAGCACGCCTCCAACGTTCCCCAGTGTGCCCTGGCCATCGAGCAGATCTTCAAGGATGCGGGCTGTCTCGAAAACATCTTTCGCACCCTGCTCATCGGAGCGCGTCAGGTGGAGGCCGTACTGGACCATCCGTCCGTGTTTGCCGTCAGCCTGACTGGCAGCGAATATGCCGGTCAAAAAGTCGCAGCCGCTGCCGGCGCACGCCTGAAAAAAACCGTCATGGAGCTGGGCGGCAGCGATCCTTTCATCGTGATGCCCGACGCGGACCTCGACGAAGCAGTCAAGGTCGCCACCCACTCCAGATGTGGCAACACGGGCCAGGCCTGCATCGCAGCCAAGCGTTTTATCGTCTTTGACACGGTCTATGATGCATTCGTGACCCGCCTTGAAGAGAGCATGTCCCGTCTTGTCATCGGCGACCCGCTGGACCAAGCCACGGACATGGGTCCCATGTCCTCGACAACGCTCCGCGCCGAATTGCAGGGCCAGATTGACCGTTGCGTTGAGGCTGGCGGAACCATCCGCATGGGAGGGGCCACCCCCAAAGGGCCCGGCGCCTACTATCCGCCCACCATCATTACCGATGTCCCACGCACCGCCGCCATCTGCCAGGAAGAATTTTTTGGTCCGGCAGCGCTGATTTTCAGCGTCTCGTCCGAGGAAGAGGCGCTGGCTCTGGCCAATGACACTCCCTTCGGCCTGGGCGGCTCCATCTGGTCTCAGGACGAGGAAAGCGCTCTGGCCATGACATCCGAAATCAGGACGGGCGGCGTCTTTGTGAACGGACTGGTTCGCAGCAGCCTGCACCTGCCGTTTGGCGGGGTGGGCAACTCCGGCTACGGTCGTGAGTTGGGAACCTACGGCATCCGCGAATTCACCAACGTCAAATCAGTCTGCGTCGGCTAAAAAAAACGGCTGGCACAGGAACAAGCCTGAACCGCCGCAAGACGCAATCCGATCATCACGGCAGCCCGGGGAGAATGAACTGACCATTCTTCTCGGGCTGCTTATTCAAAATACCGAAATTCTCTTCCCTCTCCCTGAGTGCAACTCTACTCACGGTTCAATGGTAAGGTGAGGAAAAAGGTGCTTCCTTGTCCCACCTCGGACTGAACACGAATTGTACCACCATAATGCTCCACGATCTGCTGTGAAATGGAAAGCCCGAGTCCTGACCCGTGCGTGCCTATATCCTTGCCCTCCTGCCCTTTGACCTGGTGGAACTTGGAAAACACCTTGGCAATATCATCGACCGGTATGCCCACTCCCGTGTCTTCAATCTGAATCTGTATGGCATCCGACTCCGTATCCGGCGCGGCACGCAGGGCGACATGCCCTTTGTGCGTAAATTTCACGGCATTATTGAGCAGATTGATAATCACCTGAGTCATGCGGTCG containing:
- the mdoH gene encoding glucans biosynthesis glucosyltransferase MdoH produces the protein MSTPSWRSATIRRRLVLTLLILIPSALASSYVGSVLPNKGSTPLELAIIIVYSVLFAWISVGFWTAILGCFTLLRRYDRFSVSHALSEPLEQDTAARTAVLFPICNEDTPRVMAGIKTTYLSLQQTPGASQFDIHILSDSSGADKWMEEEAAWADLVEELGAQNRIFYRNRKVNLKRKSGNVADFCRRHGKAYTYMAVFDADSVMSGETLNAMLHIMERRPKIGILQTAPACFGHDTLLARLQQFANRVYGPMFAAGLHFWQLGDAQYWGHNAFIRIEPFMRHCGLPRLSGKPPLGGDILSHDFVEAALMRRAGWGVWLAFDLPGSWEECPPNLLSELKRDRRWCQGNLQHLRLLFTEGLFPAHRVLFLNGAMSYASALLWFTFLMLSSGEAVLQAIVGPSYFAATRSLFPAWPVWQPLWALVLLATTGVLLFFPKLLSYMLIVIKTRRSRLFGGPFRLLLSIFIEVVFSALLAPIRMLFHSKFVCITLLGRQIGWGSQQRDDRPTTWGEAIRFHGGGALFGLLWGGVVWLYSPDFFWWIAPIVVPIIFSMPLSVITSHHGLGLWLRKKKLLLIPEEAAPEKEIRDVTRFTREMEDTPVPLALPREAGFLRTLLDPRVNGLRRALLARRGQHTGKVSNATLEQIEEKILQTGPASLSVNEKLTLLRDAGRLRRLHTMAWTKNNGSLRERWMK
- a CDS encoding NAD-dependent succinate-semialdehyde dehydrogenase, giving the protein MAIQSLNPATGEVLATFDEYTPEQTNDILTSTATAWKTWRTTTFAERAACLQRAATLLREQKTRLAETIALEMGKPIRQGSAEVEKCAAVCEYYAQEGEAMLAPQPVDGPGRKAYITFEPLGTVLTVMPWNYPLWQVFRIAAPSLMAGNGVVLKHASNVPQCALAIEQIFKDAGCLENIFRTLLIGARQVEAVLDHPSVFAVSLTGSEYAGQKVAAAAGARLKKTVMELGGSDPFIVMPDADLDEAVKVATHSRCGNTGQACIAAKRFIVFDTVYDAFVTRLEESMSRLVIGDPLDQATDMGPMSSTTLRAELQGQIDRCVEAGGTIRMGGATPKGPGAYYPPTIITDVPRTAAICQEEFFGPAALIFSVSSEEEALALANDTPFGLGGSIWSQDEESALAMTSEIRTGGVFVNGLVRSSLHLPFGGVGNSGYGRELGTYGIREFTNVKSVCVG